A stretch of the Arachis stenosperma cultivar V10309 chromosome 6, arast.V10309.gnm1.PFL2, whole genome shotgun sequence genome encodes the following:
- the LOC130934380 gene encoding uncharacterized protein LOC130934380, giving the protein MSDAWTDKRQRSIINFLVNSPAGTMFLKSIDASDYVKTGEKVFELLDDVVEKIGKHNVVQVVTDNGSNYVLAGKLLMEKRPNLFWTPCAAHCLNLVLEDIGKLPLIKKTVKRAISLISFTYSHSSTLAMLRHFTNGKELVRHAVTRFATSFFSLERLYEEKENTRRMFISDEWAKNKLLKEAKGRKATKIVLMPSFWNLVKYTLKILGPLVRVLRLVNGEKKPPMGYIYKAMEKAKIFIMKTFLNDESKYNDVFKIIDNR; this is encoded by the coding sequence ATGTCAGATGCTTGGACGGATAAAAGGCAAAGGAGCATTATTAATTTTCTTGTAAACTCTCCAGCTGGGACAATGTTTTTAAAGTCTATTGATGCTTCTGATTATGTAAAGACTGGTGAGAAAGTATTTGAGCTTCTTGATGATGTTGTGGAGAAAATTGGTAAGCACAACGTTGTTCAAGTTGTAACTGATAATGGGAGTAATTATGTTCTTGCCGGTAAGTTGCTGATGGAGAAAAGACCAAATTTGTTTTGGACTCCTTGTGCTGCCCACTGTTTGAATTTGGTGCTTGAAGATATTGGAAAGTTGCCATTAATTAAAAAAACCGTAAAAAGGGCCATTTCGTTGATTAGCTTCACTTATAGTCACTCTAGCACGTTAGCTATGTTGAGACACTTCACAAATGGCAAGGAGTTGGTAAGGCATGCAGTCACCCGATTTGCcacttcatttttctctttgGAAAGGCTTTATGAGGAGAAAGAAAATACGAGAAGAATGTTCATCTCGGATGAATGGGCAAAGAATAAGTTGTTAAAGGAGGCAAAGGGGAGGAAGGCAACAAAGATTGTTCTCATGCCCTCTTTTTGGAATCTTGTCAAGTACACCCTTAAGATCTTGGGCCCTCTTGTTCGGGTGCTTAGACTTGTTAATGGGGAGAAGAAGCCACCAATGGGATATATTTATAAAGCAATGGAGAAGGCAAAGATATTCATCATGAAAACATTTCTTAATGATGAGAGCAAGTACAATgatgtttttaaaattattgacAACAGATAG